A genomic window from Fibrobacterota bacterium includes:
- a CDS encoding ISL3 family transposase has translation MCRTWYDSRRRLVRDLDCGSWRIWLDVEIRRVDCPVCGMVKTETLAWLAKTGHQSERFVQRVGRRCREASLSSVAEEFGLHWETVKNLDIQYMQRQLADNPIEPPRAIGIDEISVRKGHEYRIVVHDLGRRRPIWFGGDDRSTQSMDRFYEGLGIEVCGEIEIGVMDMWKAFERSFQAHCPNGKIAYDHFHISQHLGRAIDAIRRAEYKRVDSDKRRFIKGQRYNLLSNRENLDREGRLELEQLLKANARLNKAYLLKESFDQLWTYRSATWARKFFEGWKRSLRWQRLKPLEDFAAMIDRHWDGVVAMAGFDEKIPMGFVEGMNNKIRTIQRRAYGIRDEEYLRLKILTIGLPVW, from the coding sequence GTGTGTCGAACGTGGTACGACAGTCGGCGTCGACTTGTTCGCGACCTGGACTGCGGGTCCTGGAGGATCTGGCTTGATGTCGAGATCCGCCGCGTCGATTGCCCGGTGTGCGGCATGGTGAAAACGGAGACGTTGGCATGGCTTGCCAAGACAGGTCACCAATCGGAACGATTTGTCCAGCGTGTCGGTCGCCGCTGTCGTGAGGCGAGCCTTTCCTCGGTGGCCGAGGAGTTCGGGCTGCACTGGGAGACAGTGAAGAATCTGGACATCCAGTATATGCAACGGCAGTTAGCCGACAATCCAATCGAGCCGCCGCGTGCCATCGGCATCGACGAAATCTCGGTCCGCAAGGGACACGAGTACCGGATCGTGGTGCACGACTTGGGGCGTCGGCGTCCGATCTGGTTCGGAGGTGATGACCGCTCGACCCAGAGCATGGATCGGTTCTACGAAGGCCTTGGAATCGAGGTTTGCGGGGAGATCGAGATCGGCGTGATGGATATGTGGAAAGCCTTCGAGAGATCATTCCAGGCGCACTGCCCCAATGGCAAGATCGCCTACGACCACTTCCATATCTCCCAGCACCTGGGGCGAGCCATCGATGCGATCAGACGTGCCGAATACAAGCGCGTCGACAGTGACAAGCGCAGGTTCATCAAGGGACAGCGGTACAACCTCCTGTCCAATCGGGAGAATCTCGACCGGGAGGGGCGCCTGGAACTGGAGCAACTGCTGAAGGCAAATGCCCGGCTGAACAAGGCGTACCTGCTGAAGGAGTCGTTCGATCAGTTGTGGACCTATCGGTCGGCAACGTGGGCGCGGAAGTTCTTCGAGGGATGGAAGCGAAGCCTGCGATGGCAAAGGTTGAAACCGCTGGAGGACTTCGCAGCGATGATCGATCGCCACTGGGATGGAGTCGTCGCCATGGCGGGCTTCGACGAGAAGATCCCGATGGGCTTCGTCGAAGGCATGAACAACAAGATCCGCACCATCCAGAGGAGAGCCTACGGGATCCGAGACGAGGAGTACTTGAGGCTCAAGATCCTGACGATAGGCCTCCCTGTATGGTAG
- a CDS encoding MarR family transcriptional regulator, producing the protein MVAKSREGGVLLAQVHQLSGRVFARVLKRHGLEELNPAQGRIVYALWKHGSQSQTALCERTRLDKSTLALMLDRLEADGQVVRKADPADGRRRIVSLTAKNLALHEAYAKASSEMSSLFYAGLSSVEIDQFETFLTRIRAGLENAERQFSQV; encoded by the coding sequence GTGGTTGCCAAATCGCGCGAAGGGGGAGTGCTGCTGGCCCAAGTCCATCAGCTCTCCGGGCGGGTGTTCGCCCGGGTTTTGAAGCGACATGGTTTGGAAGAACTCAATCCGGCCCAAGGGCGCATCGTCTATGCTCTCTGGAAGCACGGGAGCCAGTCGCAAACCGCGCTTTGCGAACGGACGCGGTTGGACAAATCCACCTTGGCTCTGATGCTGGATCGACTGGAGGCGGATGGCCAGGTGGTGCGAAAAGCCGATCCCGCGGATGGTCGACGACGAATTGTGTCGTTGACGGCAAAGAACCTCGCTTTGCACGAAGCCTACGCGAAGGCATCCTCTGAGATGTCCAGCTTGTTCTACGCCGGTCTGAGTTCAGTGGAGATCGATCAGTTCGAAACGTTTTTGACCCGCATCCGTGCCGGTCTGGAGAATGCGGAAAGACAATTTTCGCAGGTCTGA
- a CDS encoding pyridoxamine 5'-phosphate oxidase family protein: MLQTAILASWSLVKRVPNLFLSTLDERNGFPDARILFNLRVARPQCFSSGASALPHGFSTWIATNTSSAKVRQLRADRRASLYYADAANFEGLTVQGEFTEILDPAIRAGIWTDGWQMFYPGGLEGGDFSVFRFQPLRARYYHGLAVTAFDPQVLPELA, encoded by the coding sequence ATGCTGCAAACAGCCATCCTTGCGTCGTGGAGCCTGGTCAAGCGCGTCCCGAATCTGTTCCTGTCCACCCTGGACGAACGCAATGGATTCCCTGATGCCCGCATCCTGTTCAATCTCCGTGTGGCGCGTCCACAGTGCTTTTCCAGTGGGGCATCGGCCTTGCCACATGGTTTTTCCACCTGGATCGCGACCAACACCTCCAGCGCCAAGGTCAGGCAACTGCGGGCGGATCGTCGCGCGAGTCTCTACTACGCGGATGCGGCCAATTTCGAGGGGCTCACCGTGCAGGGTGAGTTTACGGAGATCCTGGACCCGGCCATTCGCGCGGGCATCTGGACCGACGGCTGGCAGATGTTCTACCCGGGTGGCTTGGAGGGTGGCGACTTCTCCGTGTTCCGGTTCCAGCCTCTACGGGCGCGGTATTACCATGGGCTGGCAGTGACCGCTTTCGACCCGCAAGTCCTTCCCGAGCTGGCCTGA
- a CDS encoding rRNA pseudouridine synthase, whose product MVLPSQTLEPQRRIGLARAINKSGFASRSQAEKLVASGVVKLNGRVVRDPESPTLPSDRIEIDGKPLVAQSKVYLMLNKPRGLVTTASDEKDRRTVFECLEGLNLPHVGPVGRLDMASEGLLLFTNDTAWADSLLDPARGIPKTYHVQVNRLVTAQELESLQVGMVDRGETLRAASARILRQGEKSCWLEIVLCEGKNREIRRMLETLGIETDRLVRVSMACLALGDLAKGAARMLTSAELRELDRFLKR is encoded by the coding sequence ATGGTTCTACCTTCCCAGACCTTGGAACCTCAACGACGCATCGGATTGGCACGCGCCATCAACAAGAGCGGATTCGCCTCGCGAAGCCAAGCGGAAAAGCTCGTGGCCTCCGGGGTGGTGAAGCTCAACGGAAGAGTTGTACGGGATCCCGAATCTCCCACGCTTCCGTCCGATCGCATCGAGATCGATGGAAAGCCTCTGGTGGCCCAATCCAAGGTCTACCTGATGCTCAACAAGCCGCGCGGCTTAGTGACCACGGCCTCCGACGAAAAGGACCGTCGCACCGTCTTCGAATGCCTGGAGGGCTTGAACCTTCCACATGTTGGGCCGGTGGGCCGATTGGACATGGCCAGCGAAGGCCTCTTGTTGTTCACCAACGACACCGCCTGGGCGGACTCGCTGCTTGATCCAGCGCGAGGCATCCCCAAGACCTACCACGTCCAGGTGAATCGATTGGTGACCGCTCAGGAGCTGGAATCCCTCCAGGTGGGGATGGTGGACCGCGGCGAAACGCTGCGAGCTGCCTCGGCGCGCATTCTCCGCCAAGGCGAAAAATCCTGCTGGCTGGAGATCGTGCTGTGCGAGGGCAAGAACCGCGAAATCCGACGGATGCTGGAGACCCTGGGGATCGAAACAGATCGGCTGGTACGGGTGTCCATGGCTTGCCTGGCATTGGGAGACCTCGCCAAAGGAGCGGCGAGGATGCTGACATCCGCGGAGTTGCGGGAACTGGATCGTTTCCTCAAGCGTTGA
- the mtgA gene encoding monofunctional biosynthetic peptidoglycan transglycosylase: protein MQKAWGWARWLWRFLKALFLAYAVAFSVVGTLLLGFAAWKAWKLYDSVAGLETRLPEKTSFMEYREDQWEDSGKKVQVRWEPVAIGSISKNLQNAVLTGEDDRFYQHNGFDLDAMERAFWEAKTKGAWKRGGSTITQQLAKNLYLSPKRSLVRKAKEALYTVALEHFLTKERIMEVYLNVIEWGPGIYGAEAASKYYFGVHASQLDLDQAARLAAVLPKPLKVRPDRDSKFMNFRKAAILQNMRQFKGLGQPAAKPEPADDDEEELPEPAEIPDVVKPDSTVTAKPETVEETMPAKSDSAKAIKE, encoded by the coding sequence TTGCAAAAAGCATGGGGTTGGGCACGCTGGCTGTGGAGGTTCTTGAAGGCCCTTTTTCTGGCGTATGCCGTGGCATTTTCCGTGGTGGGGACGCTTCTGTTGGGCTTTGCCGCCTGGAAAGCCTGGAAGCTGTACGACTCGGTCGCCGGGTTGGAGACGCGACTGCCGGAGAAAACGAGCTTCATGGAGTACCGCGAAGATCAGTGGGAAGACTCGGGCAAGAAGGTCCAGGTGCGTTGGGAGCCGGTGGCCATCGGTTCGATTTCCAAAAATCTGCAGAATGCTGTGCTGACCGGCGAGGACGACCGGTTCTACCAGCACAACGGGTTTGATCTGGACGCCATGGAGCGGGCTTTTTGGGAGGCCAAAACCAAGGGTGCCTGGAAGCGCGGGGGCAGCACCATCACCCAGCAGTTGGCCAAGAACCTGTACCTATCCCCCAAGCGATCCTTGGTTCGCAAAGCCAAGGAAGCCCTCTACACCGTGGCCTTGGAGCATTTCCTGACCAAGGAGCGGATCATGGAAGTCTATCTGAACGTGATCGAGTGGGGGCCTGGGATCTACGGAGCCGAGGCCGCTTCCAAGTATTACTTCGGCGTCCACGCGTCACAGTTGGATCTGGATCAGGCGGCCCGCTTGGCGGCGGTCTTGCCCAAGCCGCTGAAGGTCAGGCCGGACCGGGATTCCAAGTTCATGAACTTCCGCAAAGCCGCGATCCTCCAGAACATGCGGCAGTTCAAGGGGCTCGGCCAGCCCGCCGCCAAGCCCGAGCCCGCCGACGACGACGAAGAGGAATTGCCGGAGCCGGCGGAAATACCCGACGTGGTCAAGCCGGATTCCACCGTGACGGCAAAGCCAGAGACCGTGGAAGAGACGATGCCGGCGAAGTCGGATTCCGCCAAGGCCATCAAGGAGTAG
- a CDS encoding DNA-directed RNA polymerase subunit omega, whose product MVSNQLHYDPDEVYQKGMSPFESVVVAAQEARFINEQARLGFLDLKGVKPTTVALDRLREGKVKISVEE is encoded by the coding sequence GTGGTTTCCAACCAGCTGCACTACGATCCCGACGAAGTCTACCAGAAGGGCATGTCGCCTTTCGAATCGGTGGTCGTCGCCGCCCAGGAAGCACGCTTCATCAACGAGCAGGCTCGTCTTGGGTTCTTGGATCTCAAGGGCGTGAAGCCCACCACCGTCGCTCTCGACCGACTGCGCGAAGGCAAGGTCAAGATCTCCGTAGAGGAGTGA
- the coaBC gene encoding bifunctional phosphopantothenoylcysteine decarboxylase/phosphopantothenate--cysteine ligase CoaBC, with translation MSSVSGRRILLGISGGIAAYKTPELVRLLQKRGALVRCVATENALRLVAQDTLATLTQGSVDHDVWKTGGPAHTHHIDWAQWADLLVVAPMTANSAAKFAYGLADDALSLAWLSCTCPKLVCPAMNTRMLHAAATQRNLSLLADDGVHVMAPDSGELACGETGEGRMPDPLVIADEIERLLTRKASHPLRILLTMGRTEEAIDDVRVITNRSSGRTGANIAREALFRGHAVTVVAGPCDTPISPLAKVVRVRSALEMHQAALEAWPEHDVAICAAAVADFRPASAASGKIPASRGMDHLDLVANPDILRELCRSKGSRKVVGFALESGDLARGSQKLSAKGADLAVCNDPLLDPAKGGFGAGTVWGWIGPTGESPAPTWMAKSDLAAILLDKLEAL, from the coding sequence TTGTCCTCCGTGTCCGGTCGGCGCATCCTGCTGGGCATCTCCGGAGGCATCGCAGCTTACAAAACGCCAGAACTCGTGCGCCTCCTGCAAAAGCGGGGGGCGCTCGTTCGTTGTGTGGCAACAGAAAATGCCCTGCGTCTGGTGGCCCAGGACACCCTCGCCACCCTGACACAAGGGTCGGTGGACCACGACGTCTGGAAAACCGGCGGCCCCGCCCACACCCATCACATCGACTGGGCCCAGTGGGCAGACTTGCTGGTGGTGGCCCCCATGACCGCCAATTCCGCCGCCAAGTTCGCCTACGGCTTGGCCGACGACGCATTGAGTCTCGCGTGGCTTTCGTGCACCTGTCCCAAGCTCGTGTGCCCGGCGATGAACACGCGCATGCTCCACGCCGCCGCCACCCAGCGTAATCTTTCCCTTTTGGCCGACGACGGTGTCCACGTGATGGCCCCTGATTCCGGCGAGCTCGCCTGTGGCGAAACCGGCGAAGGACGCATGCCGGATCCTTTGGTGATCGCCGACGAAATCGAACGCCTGCTCACGCGCAAGGCATCTCATCCGTTGCGGATCCTGCTGACCATGGGTCGCACGGAAGAGGCGATCGACGACGTGCGCGTGATCACCAACAGAAGTTCCGGCCGCACCGGCGCGAACATCGCCCGCGAGGCCTTGTTCCGTGGCCACGCGGTGACCGTGGTCGCCGGCCCTTGCGACACACCCATTTCCCCGTTGGCGAAGGTCGTGCGTGTCCGATCCGCGCTGGAAATGCACCAGGCGGCCTTGGAAGCATGGCCCGAGCACGACGTCGCCATCTGCGCGGCCGCCGTTGCCGATTTCCGTCCCGCCTCCGCGGCTTCGGGCAAGATCCCCGCCTCGCGCGGCATGGACCATCTGGACCTGGTCGCCAATCCCGACATCCTCCGCGAGCTCTGCCGATCCAAGGGATCCCGCAAAGTGGTCGGGTTCGCCCTGGAAAGCGGGGATCTGGCGCGCGGCTCCCAAAAATTGTCCGCCAAGGGCGCGGACCTGGCCGTTTGCAACGACCCTCTGCTGGATCCCGCCAAGGGCGGATTCGGCGCGGGCACCGTCTGGGGATGGATCGGTCCGACCGGCGAATCCCCGGCCCCCACCTGGATGGCCAAAAGCGACCTCGCAGCCATCCTTTTGGACAAACTGGAGGCACTGTGA
- the dnaB gene encoding replicative DNA helicase, translating into MDPRMGLPRSDEAERSVLGGILRDWRVLDDLISEVDPSDFYAERNRVVFEAMRQLAQEQTPVDLVTLSERLRREKKLEMVGGEPYLMDLADSVVSAAGISAHAKIVREKSLLRSLIESTRKINEMAFEDGEDTAVVLDRAATEIMQVANRRAAHKLLPIKDLIHSTLQNIATYGEGLLGTPSGFRDIDETLRGLRKQAMIVLAARPGVGKTALALNIALNAACGIGDPEGKRHPVAIFSLEMGYMELVERLICSAAEIDSRELHKGNYLPQKLQRDIEPIYHAPIYIDDTSGMNILELRARCKRLSSQLRQQGETLDLIVIDYLQLMEAPTGKGGGGGGDNRQAEVAQISRGLKQLAKEIDCPVLALSQLSREPAKGDSKPKLHHLRESGAIEQDADVVAFLHPDPEQPSKVEFLIQKHRAGPQRDIPLLFRKEFTRYYDYTDREEPAYGYE; encoded by the coding sequence ATGGACCCCCGCATGGGACTCCCCCGTTCCGACGAGGCGGAACGCTCCGTCCTGGGCGGAATCCTGCGCGACTGGCGCGTGCTGGATGATTTGATCTCGGAAGTGGACCCGTCCGACTTCTACGCCGAGCGCAACCGCGTGGTGTTCGAGGCGATGCGCCAACTCGCCCAGGAACAGACGCCTGTAGATCTCGTGACGTTGTCGGAACGACTGCGCCGCGAAAAGAAGCTGGAGATGGTCGGCGGCGAGCCGTACCTCATGGATCTGGCGGATTCCGTCGTGTCGGCCGCGGGCATCTCCGCCCACGCCAAGATCGTGCGTGAAAAGAGTCTTTTGCGATCGCTGATCGAAAGCACGCGCAAGATCAACGAGATGGCCTTCGAGGACGGCGAGGACACGGCCGTGGTGCTGGACCGCGCGGCCACCGAGATCATGCAGGTGGCCAACCGGCGCGCCGCCCACAAGCTCCTGCCCATCAAGGACCTCATCCACAGCACGCTCCAGAACATCGCCACCTACGGCGAAGGACTGCTGGGAACTCCGTCCGGCTTCCGCGACATCGACGAAACCCTGCGCGGCCTGCGCAAGCAGGCGATGATCGTCCTGGCCGCGCGTCCCGGTGTGGGCAAGACCGCCCTTGCGCTGAACATCGCGCTCAACGCCGCCTGCGGCATCGGCGATCCGGAAGGCAAACGCCACCCCGTGGCCATCTTCAGCCTGGAAATGGGCTACATGGAGCTGGTGGAACGTCTGATCTGCTCGGCGGCAGAAATTGACAGCCGCGAACTGCACAAGGGCAACTACCTGCCCCAGAAACTCCAGCGCGACATCGAACCGATCTACCACGCGCCCATCTACATCGACGACACCTCGGGCATGAACATCCTGGAGCTGCGCGCCCGTTGCAAGCGGCTTTCCAGCCAATTGCGCCAGCAGGGCGAAACCCTGGACCTCATCGTCATCGACTACCTCCAGCTGATGGAAGCCCCCACCGGCAAAGGCGGCGGCGGAGGAGGCGACAACCGACAAGCCGAAGTCGCGCAGATCTCGCGCGGACTCAAACAATTGGCCAAGGAGATCGACTGCCCCGTATTGGCGCTGTCCCAGCTCTCGCGCGAACCGGCCAAGGGCGATTCCAAACCCAAGCTGCACCACCTGCGCGAATCGGGAGCCATCGAACAGGACGCCGACGTCGTGGCGTTCCTCCATCCGGATCCGGAACAGCCCTCCAAGGTGGAGTTCCTGATCCAAAAGCATCGTGCGGGCCCACAGCGCGATATTCCTTTGCTCTTCCGGAAGGAATTCACGCGCTACTACGACTATACCGATCGCGAGGAGCCCGCCTATGGGTACGAGTAG
- a CDS encoding ABC transporter permease, giving the protein MGTSRLPDPLLILDSLGEITIRFVRKLFSAILDGLASVGGVLVMCGQIMALFPKALKRPDSVVKEAMRLGVASIPLVFVTSLFVGMVAAFSAKYQFRDMVPLKYLGTSVAKLVLLELGPVLTGLVMSGRIGSSIAAQIATMKEKEEVDAMTVLDLQPLRYLAAPRVLVGMAAMPVLTTISCFLAIVGAWGVCVIGLGVTSYTFLSGTRLFFSPYDVFVCEIKALVFGLLISLMGYYHGSQAAGGAKGVGEATMKSVVSSSVMILLFDFLIAFLLLRQSPT; this is encoded by the coding sequence ATGGGTACGAGTAGGCTCCCGGATCCTCTTCTGATCCTGGATTCGCTGGGTGAGATCACCATCCGGTTCGTCCGCAAACTCTTTTCCGCGATCCTGGACGGACTGGCTTCCGTCGGTGGCGTGCTTGTGATGTGCGGCCAGATCATGGCACTGTTCCCCAAGGCCCTCAAGCGCCCGGATTCGGTGGTCAAGGAAGCCATGCGCCTGGGTGTGGCCTCCATTCCGCTGGTGTTCGTGACTTCGTTGTTCGTGGGCATGGTGGCGGCCTTTTCCGCCAAGTACCAGTTCCGCGACATGGTGCCGCTCAAGTACCTGGGCACATCCGTCGCCAAGCTCGTGCTCCTCGAGCTGGGCCCCGTCTTGACAGGACTTGTCATGTCGGGGCGCATCGGCTCTTCCATCGCCGCGCAGATCGCCACCATGAAGGAAAAGGAGGAAGTCGACGCCATGACGGTGCTGGACCTCCAACCCTTGCGGTATCTGGCCGCGCCGCGCGTGCTGGTGGGGATGGCTGCCATGCCGGTGCTCACCACCATTTCCTGCTTTCTGGCCATCGTGGGCGCCTGGGGCGTTTGCGTGATCGGCCTGGGAGTGACCAGCTACACGTTCCTCTCCGGAACGCGCCTGTTTTTCTCCCCCTACGACGTGTTCGTCTGCGAGATCAAGGCGCTGGTGTTCGGACTCCTGATCTCGCTGATGGGATACTACCACGGAAGCCAAGCGGCAGGCGGCGCCAAGGGCGTGGGCGAAGCCACCATGAAGTCGGTGGTTTCGTCGTCGGTCATGATCCTGCTGTTCGACTTTCTGATCGCCTTCCTCCTCCTGCGCCAATCGCCCACCTAG
- a CDS encoding ATP-binding cassette domain-containing protein, whose amino-acid sequence MPGVQIDPNDEIIKLNHLRKSFWTTEGEQQVLQDVSLSIRRGETMVIIGGSGGGKSVILKHMIGLLQPDGGEVVVDGKVISTPDYFDAATIRRKMGMLFQMGALFDSMSVGENIAFALREHNPGIPEESVDEIIARLLGLINLNPAFASKMPSELSGGMKKRVSLARTLAVEPEIVLYDEPTTGLDPITSDVINDLIIDTQHQFNVTSVVVTHDMVSAFKVADRIAMLYQGHIIFVGTPEDVRTTHNPYVQQFVRGQRKLEAVAN is encoded by the coding sequence ATGCCCGGCGTGCAGATCGATCCCAACGACGAAATCATCAAGCTCAACCATCTGCGCAAGAGCTTCTGGACCACGGAAGGCGAGCAACAGGTCCTGCAGGACGTGAGTCTTTCCATCCGGCGCGGCGAGACCATGGTGATCATCGGCGGTTCCGGCGGCGGCAAATCCGTGATCCTCAAGCACATGATCGGGCTTCTGCAGCCCGACGGCGGCGAAGTGGTGGTGGACGGCAAGGTGATCTCCACACCGGACTATTTCGATGCGGCCACCATCCGGCGCAAGATGGGCATGCTCTTCCAGATGGGAGCCCTGTTCGACTCGATGAGCGTGGGTGAGAACATCGCCTTCGCGCTGCGCGAGCACAATCCGGGTATCCCCGAAGAATCCGTCGACGAAATCATCGCCAGACTTCTGGGCTTGATCAACCTCAACCCCGCCTTCGCCAGCAAGATGCCCTCGGAACTTTCCGGAGGCATGAAAAAGCGCGTGTCGCTGGCCCGCACGTTGGCCGTGGAACCGGAAATCGTCCTGTACGACGAGCCCACAACGGGTCTGGATCCCATCACATCCGACGTGATCAACGACCTGATCATCGACACCCAGCACCAGTTCAACGTGACGTCGGTGGTGGTGACCCACGACATGGTGTCCGCCTTCAAGGTGGCCGACCGCATCGCCATGCTCTACCAGGGACACATCATCTTCGTGGGCACACCCGAAGACGTTCGCACCACCCACAACCCCTACGTGCAGCAGTTCGTCCGCGGCCAGCGCAAGCTGGAAGCCGTGGCGAACTGA
- the radA gene encoding DNA repair protein RadA: MAKAKSTWVCSECGTRLPKAAGFCPGCRKYNTLVEEVERAPSFKRGPEAIPGQVSRRLGDVPLENVRRLTTGVPELDRVLGGGIVPGSMVLVGGDPGIGKSTLLLQMCGRLEKQASVLYVSGEESSSQVALRAERLGGQAAHVWLLPETRVEAILAELQRLSPKVVVVDSIQTIYREDLESAPGTVSQLRESAAALLSWVKSSDSAVFLVGHVTKDGQLAGPRVLEHMVDTVLYFEGDRHHVYRLLRATKNRFGATGEVGVFEMRGSGLEGVQNPSSLFLGNRPPLPGVCATSTMEGSRPLLVEVQALAGPTHFSMPQRVTTGLDGKRTTILLALLERHGGAHLGGYDVFLSVAGGLKMDDPGGELAAVLAVASSLRDRPLPPGTIAIGELGLGGEIRPVPHLEARLKEARQLGFVRALIPKPPKPIAIEGLQIAICEDLSRALDIALG; the protein is encoded by the coding sequence GTGGCCAAGGCCAAATCCACCTGGGTCTGCTCCGAGTGCGGAACCAGGCTTCCCAAGGCTGCCGGATTCTGTCCAGGGTGTCGCAAGTACAACACGCTGGTGGAAGAGGTCGAGCGCGCCCCGAGCTTCAAGAGAGGCCCGGAAGCCATCCCCGGCCAGGTCTCGCGCCGCTTGGGCGACGTTCCGTTGGAAAACGTCCGACGCCTGACCACGGGCGTTCCCGAACTGGATCGCGTGCTGGGAGGCGGCATCGTGCCCGGCTCCATGGTGCTGGTGGGCGGAGATCCTGGCATCGGCAAATCCACGCTGCTGTTGCAGATGTGCGGGCGGCTGGAAAAACAAGCCAGCGTCCTTTACGTATCGGGTGAAGAATCCAGCTCGCAGGTGGCCTTGCGGGCGGAACGATTGGGCGGCCAGGCCGCACACGTGTGGCTGTTGCCGGAAACGCGGGTGGAAGCCATCCTCGCCGAGCTCCAACGGCTTTCCCCGAAGGTGGTGGTGGTGGACTCCATCCAGACCATCTACCGGGAAGACCTGGAAAGCGCCCCGGGCACCGTCAGCCAATTGCGCGAAAGCGCGGCGGCCCTGCTTTCGTGGGTGAAGTCCTCCGACAGCGCCGTGTTCCTGGTGGGCCACGTCACCAAGGACGGCCAGTTGGCCGGTCCGCGCGTGCTGGAACACATGGTGGATACGGTCCTCTACTTCGAGGGCGACCGCCACCATGTCTACCGCCTGTTGCGCGCCACCAAGAACCGTTTCGGGGCCACCGGCGAAGTGGGCGTGTTCGAAATGCGCGGTTCGGGCCTGGAGGGCGTACAGAATCCGTCATCTCTCTTTTTGGGCAACCGGCCGCCCCTGCCCGGCGTATGCGCCACCTCCACCATGGAGGGCAGCCGCCCCTTGCTGGTGGAAGTCCAGGCCTTGGCCGGCCCCACCCATTTTTCCATGCCCCAGCGTGTGACCACCGGACTGGACGGAAAACGCACCACCATCCTGCTGGCCCTGCTGGAGCGCCACGGAGGCGCCCATCTAGGCGGCTACGACGTGTTTTTATCGGTGGCGGGAGGCCTGAAGATGGACGATCCCGGGGGCGAGCTGGCCGCGGTGCTGGCGGTGGCCTCCAGCCTGCGCGACCGCCCGCTTCCCCCTGGCACCATCGCCATCGGCGAGCTGGGGTTGGGCGGCGAAATCCGGCCAGTCCCCCACCTGGAAGCGCGCCTGAAGGAAGCCCGCCAATTGGGCTTCGTGCGCGCCCTGATTCCCAAACCGCCAAAGCCCATCGCCATCGAAGGGCTCCAGATCGCGATCTGCGAAGACCTCTCGCGCGCCCTGGACATCGCGCTGGGCTGA
- the murB gene encoding UDP-N-acetylmuramate dehydrogenase yields the protein MAGLTTFQLGGEARFLLEPRDEPELAAALAWSRAAGLAVFAMGRGSNLVVSDSGFDGAIIRLGQGFSGTEWTDSAVSVKAGTRLTELVLQAVGKGLGGMEKLAGIPGSVGGAVFLNAGAYGQEFSDHLVGVKSLSPTGEIRSWTREQCGFGYRHSVFRENHHVVVSATLRLVPGDLDALRQSVRETQKARLDKQPLDLPNAGSLFKRPPNGFASKMVEEAGLKGFRVGAAAISEKHAGFAVNLGGATATDVWNLSCEVIRRVRDFNGVTLEREVVFLGDFTAG from the coding sequence ATGGCAGGCCTCACCACCTTCCAGTTGGGAGGCGAGGCCCGTTTCCTCCTGGAACCTCGCGACGAACCGGAGCTGGCTGCCGCCCTGGCCTGGTCCCGTGCGGCAGGCCTTGCCGTGTTCGCGATGGGCAGAGGCTCCAACCTCGTGGTGTCGGATTCCGGATTCGACGGAGCGATCATCCGGCTGGGCCAGGGGTTTTCCGGGACGGAATGGACAGATTCTGCCGTATCCGTCAAGGCGGGAACGCGGTTGACCGAGCTGGTTTTGCAAGCGGTGGGCAAAGGCCTTGGCGGCATGGAAAAACTCGCTGGCATCCCCGGGAGCGTGGGGGGTGCGGTCTTCCTGAACGCCGGCGCCTACGGACAGGAATTTTCCGACCACCTGGTGGGTGTGAAAAGCCTTTCGCCAACGGGCGAGATCCGCTCGTGGACTCGCGAGCAATGCGGCTTCGGGTACCGCCACTCCGTTTTCCGGGAAAACCATCACGTGGTGGTGAGCGCCACGCTTCGATTGGTTCCGGGCGATCTCGACGCCTTGCGCCAGAGTGTCCGGGAAACCCAGAAGGCGCGATTGGACAAACAGCCGCTGGACCTGCCCAATGCGGGATCCCTGTTCAAACGCCCTCCGAACGGATTCGCCTCGAAGATGGTGGAAGAGGCCGGCCTGAAGGGATTTCGCGTGGGTGCGGCGGCCATCAGCGAGAAGCACGCGGGATTCGCGGTGAATCTGGGCGGGGCCACCGCCACCGATGTATGGAACCTGTCCTGCGAGGTCATCCGTCGCGTGCGCGATTTCAATGGCGTCACGCTGGAACGCGAGGTCGTGTTTCTAGGGGATTTCACGGCCGGGTGA